A window from Verrucomicrobiia bacterium encodes these proteins:
- a CDS encoding c-type cytochrome, translating to MGHRLRKQSLLCLGAGMLVWGHACLAPAADGAALFAKNCAPCHGPKGKPNAKMTRLLGVRDLTQSRIAEAEIERQILEGRQEGARQVMPAFKESLKEEEIRALVQHVLRLRK from the coding sequence ATGGGACACCGCCTGCGGAAACAAAGCCTGCTCTGCCTGGGCGCAGGGATGCTGGTGTGGGGGCACGCCTGCCTTGCGCCGGCGGCCGACGGGGCGGCGTTGTTTGCCAAGAACTGTGCGCCCTGTCACGGGCCCAAGGGCAAACCCAACGCCAAGATGACGCGCCTGCTGGGCGTGCGCGATCTCACCCAAAGCCGCATTGCCGAGGCGGAAATCGAGCGGCAAATCCTTGAAGGCCGCCAGGAGGGCGCGCGCCAGGTGATGCCCGCCTTCAAGGAAAGTTTGAAGGAGGAGGAAATCCGGGCGCTGGTGCAGCACGTGCTGCGCCTGCGCAAATAA
- a CDS encoding HEAT repeat domain-containing protein, which yields MKRILLNLACSAVLCLAWTAAAAVIPPEADLIRTLRSEAPPADKAIACKFLAIKGTREAVPALAPLLADKELASWARIALEAIPDSTADTVLREAAGRLEGRLLVGVINSINRRRDVQAVPLLTAKLKDQNPEVVGAAAAALGNIGGTAAAKALAQALEQAPLALKTDIAEGAVLCAERLLAAGNAGEAVRLYDQIRKSPVSQQRIMEATRGAILARGVSGLPLLLEQLRAADRAAFNIGLVTARELPGRKVTEAIAAEFDKAPDARKPLLLLVLADRADAAALPTVQKAALSGPKPVRLAAITALDRMGQVAAVPTLLDLTGEEDADLAKAARVALARIPGKEVDQQLTARLAKATGRLRLALIELAGQRQTTAALPAIMAATGDADAATRAAAIGAVGLLGSASHAGQLVQRVTQTGQDLPEVEKALLAISGRERAACQPHFMVLMQSQNPALRKMGLHTLASVGGPVALAAVRTALEDADASVQDEAVRTLSTWPNSWPEDAAVAEPLLTLAREGNKTLHQVLGARGYLQYLQGDPKLTPQVKLEKLNAFYPLLKRPEERRLALTVLGNIPSGGALERLMELGADEALAEDACSALAGLAARKDLAEAPVELRRKALQWVVDKSANEQTKRQAQKALRAL from the coding sequence ATGAAACGCATTTTACTGAACCTGGCTTGCAGTGCCGTGCTGTGCCTTGCTTGGACCGCGGCGGCGGCGGTAATTCCGCCGGAGGCGGACTTGATCCGGACACTGCGCTCGGAGGCGCCGCCGGCAGACAAGGCGATCGCCTGCAAATTCCTGGCCATCAAAGGCACCCGGGAGGCGGTGCCGGCCCTGGCGCCGCTGCTGGCGGACAAGGAGCTGGCCTCGTGGGCGCGCATTGCCCTGGAAGCAATCCCCGACTCCACGGCGGACACAGTGCTGCGCGAGGCGGCGGGCCGGTTGGAGGGGCGGCTGTTGGTGGGCGTGATCAATTCCATCAACCGACGGCGCGACGTGCAGGCAGTGCCGCTGCTCACGGCGAAGTTGAAGGATCAAAATCCCGAAGTGGTGGGCGCAGCGGCGGCGGCGCTCGGCAACATCGGCGGCACGGCGGCGGCCAAAGCCCTCGCGCAGGCGCTGGAGCAGGCGCCGCTGGCGCTCAAGACGGACATTGCCGAAGGGGCCGTGCTGTGTGCCGAGCGCCTGCTGGCCGCCGGCAACGCCGGGGAGGCCGTGCGATTGTATGATCAGATCCGCAAGTCGCCGGTTTCGCAGCAGCGCATCATGGAGGCTACGCGCGGGGCCATTCTGGCGCGGGGGGTGAGCGGACTGCCGCTGTTGTTGGAGCAACTGCGCGCCGCGGACCGCGCGGCCTTTAACATCGGCCTGGTAACGGCCCGCGAGCTGCCTGGGCGCAAGGTGACGGAGGCCATTGCGGCCGAATTCGACAAGGCGCCGGACGCCCGCAAACCCCTCCTGCTGTTGGTGCTGGCAGACCGGGCGGATGCCGCCGCACTGCCCACCGTCCAGAAGGCCGCGCTGAGCGGGCCCAAGCCGGTGCGGCTGGCGGCCATCACGGCCTTGGATCGCATGGGGCAGGTGGCGGCCGTGCCCACCCTGCTGGATTTGACCGGCGAGGAGGATGCGGATCTGGCCAAAGCGGCGCGCGTGGCGCTGGCGCGCATCCCGGGCAAGGAGGTGGATCAACAATTGACGGCGCGGCTGGCCAAGGCCACCGGCCGGCTGCGGCTGGCGCTGATTGAGCTGGCCGGACAGCGGCAAACCACGGCGGCCCTGCCGGCCATCATGGCCGCCACCGGCGACGCCGACGCCGCCACGCGGGCGGCCGCCATTGGCGCCGTGGGCCTGTTGGGCAGCGCGTCGCACGCCGGCCAGCTTGTGCAGCGAGTGACGCAAACGGGCCAGGACCTGCCGGAGGTGGAGAAGGCCCTGCTGGCCATCAGCGGGCGGGAACGCGCCGCCTGCCAGCCGCATTTCATGGTCTTGATGCAGAGTCAGAACCCGGCCTTGCGCAAGATGGGGTTGCACACCCTGGCCAGTGTGGGCGGCCCGGTGGCCCTGGCGGCGGTGCGTACGGCGTTGGAGGATGCCGATGCCTCGGTGCAGGATGAGGCGGTGCGGACGCTTTCCACCTGGCCCAATAGCTGGCCGGAGGATGCCGCGGTGGCCGAACCGCTGCTTACCCTGGCGCGCGAGGGCAACAAGACGCTGCACCAGGTGCTGGGCGCGCGCGGGTACCTGCAATACTTGCAGGGTGATCCCAAGCTCACCCCCCAGGTCAAACTGGAAAAACTTAACGCGTTTTATCCCCTCTTAAAACGGCCGGAGGAACGCCGCCTGGCCTTGACTGTGCTGGGCAACATCCCCAGCGGCGGGGCGCTGGAACGCCTGATGGAGCTGGGCGCGGATGAAGCGCTGGCGGAGGACGCCTGCTCGGCCTTGGCCGGGCTGGCGGCGCGCAAGGACTTGGCGGAGGCGCCGGTGGAGCTGCGGCGCAAAGCGTTGCAATGGGTGGTGGACAAATCCGCCAACGAGCAAACCAAACGTCAGGCGCAAAAGGCCTTGCGCGCCTTGTAA
- a CDS encoding Gfo/Idh/MocA family oxidoreductase yields the protein MQKKLHSRPAPWRGPVFNRRQFLGASLKAGAVLLAAPQVVPGATVGRDGGVAPSERIVMGGIGIGNRGNYVLGVFLHQPDVRFIAVADVKAARRDAVKKRVDAHYQANDCATYRDLRELLARQDIDAVLIATGPNWHAAASSLAARAGKDVYCEKPCTKNIDESLALAEVFKRTGRIFQAGTQRRSLPNFVFAIDLARQGKLGKLHTVHAHPMGLETKTSGWLPAEPEPDKEEVDWDLYLGPAAWRPYNRRLLDGFNFEKGGGLVGGGCLEWGSHCVDLCQLAADCDHTAAVEYEPKNGQLHALYPNGVKLIVRNEGWLPLGSCPVRFEGSTGWVETADSGDMVASAESLLVGRGAKIGGYPADFHVRDFLDCVKSRGRTRANAEAACWSHITCHAGNISLFLNRKVRYDPKKNEFLNDEEANRLRSEALREPWRV from the coding sequence ATGCAAAAGAAACTCCATTCCCGGCCGGCCCCGTGGCGGGGGCCGGTGTTCAACCGGCGTCAATTTTTGGGCGCCTCGCTCAAGGCGGGGGCGGTGCTGCTGGCCGCCCCGCAGGTGGTGCCGGGGGCCACAGTGGGCCGCGATGGCGGGGTGGCGCCCAGCGAGCGGATTGTCATGGGCGGCATCGGCATCGGCAACCGCGGCAATTACGTGCTGGGGGTGTTTTTGCACCAGCCGGATGTGCGCTTCATCGCGGTGGCGGATGTGAAGGCCGCCCGGCGCGACGCGGTGAAGAAGCGGGTGGACGCGCATTATCAGGCCAATGATTGCGCGACGTACCGCGATTTGCGCGAGCTGCTGGCGCGGCAGGACATTGACGCGGTGCTGATCGCCACGGGGCCGAACTGGCATGCGGCGGCCTCCTCCCTGGCGGCGCGGGCGGGCAAGGACGTGTATTGCGAGAAGCCGTGCACCAAGAACATTGACGAGAGCCTGGCGCTGGCCGAGGTGTTCAAGCGCACCGGCCGGATTTTCCAGGCGGGCACGCAGCGGCGCAGCCTGCCCAATTTTGTCTTCGCCATTGATCTGGCGCGCCAGGGCAAGCTGGGCAAGCTGCACACCGTGCACGCGCATCCCATGGGGCTGGAAACCAAGACCAGCGGCTGGCTGCCCGCCGAGCCGGAGCCGGACAAGGAGGAGGTGGATTGGGATTTGTACCTGGGGCCGGCGGCGTGGCGGCCGTACAACCGGCGGCTGCTGGATGGCTTCAACTTTGAAAAAGGCGGCGGGCTGGTGGGCGGCGGGTGCTTGGAATGGGGCTCGCATTGCGTGGACTTGTGCCAGTTGGCGGCGGATTGTGATCACACCGCGGCGGTGGAGTACGAGCCCAAGAACGGCCAGCTTCATGCCCTCTATCCCAACGGGGTGAAGTTGATCGTGCGCAACGAAGGCTGGCTGCCGCTGGGGTCGTGTCCCGTGCGCTTCGAGGGAAGCACCGGCTGGGTGGAGACGGCCGACAGTGGCGACATGGTGGCCAGCGCGGAATCGCTGCTGGTGGGCCGCGGCGCCAAGATCGGCGGTTACCCGGCAGACTTCCATGTGCGCGACTTTCTGGATTGCGTGAAATCCCGCGGGCGCACGCGGGCCAACGCGGAGGCGGCCTGCTGGTCGCACATCACCTGCCATGCGGGCAACATCTCGCTCTTTCTCAATCGCAAGGTGCGGTATGACCCCAAGAAAAATGAATTCCTCAACGATGAGGAGGCCAACCGGCTGCGTTCGGAGGCCCTGCGGGAGCCGTGGCGGGTGTGA
- a CDS encoding PQQ-like beta-propeller repeat protein: protein MTHPQRSLFKGLLPAMLLVSTLGTLTAPAADWPMYRGPRQDGISPEKDWRTQWPEGGPPVAWKAEIGTGFCIVSVSQGRVYTMGNKEETDLVYCFDEASGKELWRYSYPCKLDPRNFEGGPCATPTVAGGRVYTFSRFGHLHALDAATGKVVWSKNVMEDAGAKRPTWGFSGSVLIEGNLAIVNAGKSGMAFHKDTGALVWKSEGTCGYSTPVPFNHEGTRAVALFSASSVLAVAVADGRVLWEHPWKTDWDVNAADPIIVGNKVFISSGYNRGCALLEVKGNQVRTLWENKNMRNHFANCVLVGDYLYGFDGQTGGGSLKCLDFRTGETKWSQSGLTTGGLMVAGGKLVGLGDRGRLFVAEATPEGYRELARANILDSKKCWTMPVLVNGRLYARNNSPGDLVVFDVRAK, encoded by the coding sequence ATGACGCATCCGCAGCGCAGTTTGTTCAAAGGACTTCTTCCGGCAATGCTTCTGGTCAGCACCCTGGGCACTCTGACGGCCCCGGCGGCCGACTGGCCCATGTACCGCGGCCCGCGGCAGGATGGCATCTCGCCCGAGAAAGATTGGCGCACGCAATGGCCGGAAGGCGGCCCGCCGGTGGCGTGGAAGGCCGAGATTGGCACCGGTTTTTGCATTGTCTCGGTGAGCCAGGGGCGGGTGTACACCATGGGTAACAAGGAGGAGACGGACCTGGTTTATTGTTTTGACGAGGCAAGCGGCAAGGAGCTGTGGCGCTACTCGTATCCCTGCAAGCTGGACCCGCGCAATTTTGAGGGCGGTCCCTGCGCCACGCCCACGGTGGCCGGCGGCCGGGTGTACACCTTCAGCCGGTTTGGGCATTTGCACGCGCTGGACGCCGCCACGGGCAAGGTGGTGTGGTCGAAGAATGTGATGGAAGACGCCGGGGCCAAACGCCCCACGTGGGGCTTCAGCGGCTCGGTGCTGATTGAAGGCAATCTGGCCATTGTCAACGCCGGCAAGAGCGGCATGGCGTTCCACAAGGACACCGGCGCGCTGGTGTGGAAGAGCGAGGGCACCTGTGGTTATTCCACACCCGTGCCCTTCAATCACGAGGGCACACGGGCGGTGGCGCTGTTTTCCGCCAGCTCGGTGCTGGCGGTGGCCGTGGCCGATGGCCGCGTGTTGTGGGAGCATCCGTGGAAGACGGACTGGGACGTGAACGCCGCCGATCCGATCATTGTGGGCAACAAGGTATTCATTTCCTCCGGATACAACCGGGGCTGCGCCCTGTTGGAGGTGAAGGGCAATCAGGTGCGGACGCTGTGGGAGAACAAGAACATGCGCAATCACTTCGCCAACTGCGTGCTGGTGGGGGATTACCTGTACGGATTCGACGGCCAGACCGGGGGCGGCTCGTTGAAGTGCCTGGATTTTCGCACCGGCGAAACCAAATGGAGCCAGTCCGGCCTGACCACTGGCGGGTTGATGGTGGCGGGAGGAAAGCTGGTGGGGCTGGGCGATCGGGGGCGGCTGTTTGTGGCGGAAGCCACGCCGGAGGGGTATCGCGAGCTGGCGCGCGCCAACATTTTGGACAGCAAGAAATGCTGGACCATGCCCGTGCTGGTCAACGGCCGCCTTTATGCGCGCAACAACAGCCCGGGGGATCTGGTGGTGTTTGACGTGCGCGCCAAATAA
- the trmB gene encoding tRNA (guanosine(46)-N7)-methyltransferase TrmB, with protein MNPQPVPTPAWLDPTCPRLFYPITNLIERLDWSRLFLTPQPVEVELGSGDGSFLAHYARLHPDRNFLGVERLLGRARKLERKALRAGLTNLRIIRLEAGYLTEYLLPAGTVTVFHIYFPDPWPKKKHHKNRLINARFVRLLGQALQPGGRVHLRTDDAGYFQWMQEAFATHPGFQPQTPPPELLALKTDFELEFNQRGIPTLALSYQWQGEKSA; from the coding sequence ATGAATCCGCAGCCTGTCCCCACCCCGGCCTGGTTGGACCCCACGTGTCCACGGCTCTTTTACCCCATCACCAACCTCATTGAACGGCTGGACTGGTCCCGGCTCTTTCTCACCCCGCAGCCGGTGGAAGTTGAGCTGGGCAGCGGCGACGGCTCCTTCCTGGCCCACTACGCCCGGCTCCATCCTGACCGCAATTTCCTGGGCGTCGAGCGCCTCCTGGGCCGCGCCCGCAAACTCGAGCGCAAAGCCCTCCGCGCCGGCCTCACCAACCTGCGCATCATCCGCCTCGAAGCCGGCTATCTGACCGAGTACCTCCTGCCCGCGGGCACCGTGACGGTGTTTCACATCTACTTCCCCGATCCCTGGCCCAAAAAAAAGCATCATAAAAACCGTCTTATTAACGCGCGTTTCGTGCGCCTGCTCGGCCAGGCCCTGCAGCCCGGCGGCCGCGTGCATCTGCGCACCGACGATGCCGGCTATTTCCAATGGATGCAGGAGGCCTTTGCCACCCATCCCGGCTTCCAGCCCCAGACGCCTCCGCCGGAGCTGCTCGCGCTCAAGACCGATTTCGAGCTGGAGTTCAACCAGCGGGGCATCCCCACCCTCGCCCTTTCCTACCAGTGGCAGGGGGAAAAGTCGGCCTAA